From Cetobacterium sp. 8H:
TTTCTTTTAATTTTTGAGTAAATTCTGATTCTCCTATTATATCTTTTAAAGAAACACTATTCGAGGTTTCAATAAGCTCTCTAATTCCATCATTTACCTTATTCATATCATCAAAAATAAAAATTTTTTCATTTTTTCCAAAAGATTCAAAAGGTAAAATTTTTCCTAAAACATCTAACTCTTTACTTTCTATTTTTAGCTTAAAAATTTCTTGTTCCATCAAGTAATCGTTTTGTGAAATTATCTCTATTTTTTTTCCAATAACCCCTTTTTCTAAATCTATTTTTTTTAGTGCAAAATTATTAGAACTCGTTACAATATTATTTTCATTAAACCTTAATACCCCTTTTTGAATTATATTCAAAATTGTAGATAAAATATTTTCTCTTTCTGTTTTTTCAAGATTTTCATTATATTCTATAAATCTTACACTTATTAATTCAGCCATCTGTTCTACAAAATCTAAATAATTTTTTAAATTTTCTAAAACTCTTTCTTTTTGTTTAGGATCAAAAGAGACCAAACTTATAAGTCCTATTATTTTACCTTCATATTTTATAGGTGTTGATATTTCTAAACACTCTAAACATGAGTCTTTTTCAGAACAGCCAATACATATATCATCTTCTCTGGGATTTAAAATAACTGTTGTTTCTTTTGTTTCTAATGTTTTTTTATTTGCTCTTCCTCTTATTTTTTCCCCTATCTTTTGTGGGCCACTTCCTGTTATTCTTATTAAATTTTTATCACAAATGCCAACATCCATTGAAAATAGCTTAGATATTGTCTTAGCATATTTTGTTAATTCATTTTTTATCACTAGCAAACTCGTCATTATTCTCTCCCATATAAAATATACTATTTTTATATGTATATTAACAAAAATAACTTATTCAGTCAATTTTTAATAATTTTTCTTGACCAATTAACAAAAAAATTATATTATCTTATTAATGGCATATGCCAATTAAAATAGTGAGGTGTTTTTTATGAAAATTGCAATCGTTGCAGATAATAATAAAGTTAGTCAACATTTTGGAAAGGCTCCAGGATTTTTTGTTTATGATGGTACAAATAAAACTTATTATGAAAGTATTGGACACGGAGCTATTCCTAAACAATTAAAAGAATTAGGTATTGATTTTGTTGCTTGTGGTGGAATTGGTGAAGGAGCTATGAATAATTTAAAAGAGATGAATATTAAAGCATTTACTGGACTAGAAGGATTTTGTGACGATATAGCTAATGGATTTTTTAAACAAATTTTAGTTACTGGTAATAGCGGATGTAATTCTCATGATCATTCACACCATTCACACCATTCTTGCAATTGTAAGTGTGGAAAATAAAAATGGCTAGACCAACAAAAATTAGAAGTGTTGAATTTATTCCTACCGAAACAAAATTCGTTCCTCTTAATAAAAGAGAATGTGATGTAAATTTTAATAATTTAAAAATAGAAGAACTTGAATCTCTTAGATTAAAAGATTTAGAAAATTTTTCCCAAGAAGAATGTGCAGAAAAAATGAATGTTTCTAGGCAGACTTTTCAAAATATATTAAATGCAGCTAGAAGTAAAGTTGTTGATGCTTTAATAAATGGGTACGGAATTTCTCTTGGTGGTGGTGATTTTAAAACTCCACATTGTCAATTTTTATGTCAATGTTGCGGACAAA
This genomic window contains:
- a CDS encoding sigma 54-interacting transcriptional regulator, which encodes MTSLLVIKNELTKYAKTISKLFSMDVGICDKNLIRITGSGPQKIGEKIRGRANKKTLETKETTVILNPREDDICIGCSEKDSCLECLEISTPIKYEGKIIGLISLVSFDPKQKERVLENLKNYLDFVEQMAELISVRFIEYNENLEKTERENILSTILNIIQKGVLRFNENNIVTSSNNFALKKIDLEKGVIGKKIEIISQNDYLMEQEIFKLKIESKELDVLGKILPFESFGKNEKIFIFDDMNKVNDGIRELIETSNSVSLKDIIGESEFTQKLKERIKHVAPSKSTALITGESGTGKELVARALHYHSERRNAPFVVINCAAIPESLLESELFGYVKGAFTGADKNGRMGKFELANGGVIFLDEIGDMPLYLQAKILRVIQERKVTRIGSNRVIDLDIRIIAATNVNLEKKIEEKEFREDLYYRLKVIPFEMMPLRDRKEDILPIAKKLIKKYNKVTSKYINFVDIDVEEIFLNYNWPGNIRELENVVEFMFNLSDDPDILSISTIPDKLFENKIEEEKKKLPNLEKKIEVFDFLDDLKI
- a CDS encoding NifB/NifX family molybdenum-iron cluster-binding protein, which translates into the protein MKIAIVADNNKVSQHFGKAPGFFVYDGTNKTYYESIGHGAIPKQLKELGIDFVACGGIGEGAMNNLKEMNIKAFTGLEGFCDDIANGFFKQILVTGNSGCNSHDHSHHSHHSCNCKCGK
- a CDS encoding DUF134 domain-containing protein, producing the protein MARPTKIRSVEFIPTETKFVPLNKRECDVNFNNLKIEELESLRLKDLENFSQEECAEKMNVSRQTFQNILNAARSKVVDALINGYGISLGGGDFKTPHCQFLCQCCGQIFIPTLKKDLEYCPNCNSENIFCTKTKIKCKKVCKLNIK